The following coding sequences are from one Pseudomonas mendocina window:
- a CDS encoding FAD-binding oxidoreductase, which translates to MSQSLSTDVLIVGGGIAGLWLNARLRQQGFATVLVERGSLGGGQSLKSQGIIHGGAKYALHGALTGASEAIADMPRRWREALAGTGELDLSGVRILSDAHYLWSPGTLAGNLTSFFASKAVRGRVDQVKGEQLPPALQHPKFKGKVYRLAELVLDVPSLIARLAELAGDSLLAAERIEPLQDNGELCGLIVDGREIHAQRIVLSAGAGNAELLAALGIEQPAQQLRPLHMVLAKGPALKPLYAHCLGGGPKPRVTVTTHPAADGQWVWYLGGDLAEADGVARDEAAQIQAAQKEMAALLPWVDQSQTRWATLRVDRAEPAQSGLVRPDNAFLAEQQRLLVGWPTKLALAPDFADRVLATLQRDKLQPAKHAALPELPRPALGQPVWEALLP; encoded by the coding sequence ATGTCCCAGTCTCTCAGCACCGATGTCCTGATCGTCGGCGGCGGTATCGCCGGCCTCTGGCTCAATGCGCGCCTGCGCCAGCAGGGCTTCGCCACTGTTCTGGTGGAGCGCGGCAGCCTGGGTGGCGGGCAGAGCCTGAAGTCGCAGGGCATCATCCACGGCGGTGCCAAGTACGCTCTGCATGGGGCGCTGACCGGCGCCTCCGAGGCTATTGCCGATATGCCGCGTCGCTGGCGCGAGGCGCTGGCTGGCACGGGCGAGCTGGATCTCTCCGGTGTGCGCATCCTGTCCGATGCCCATTACCTGTGGTCGCCCGGTACCCTGGCGGGCAACCTCACCAGCTTCTTCGCCAGCAAGGCGGTGCGTGGGCGTGTCGATCAGGTCAAGGGCGAGCAGTTGCCGCCGGCGCTGCAGCATCCGAAATTCAAGGGCAAGGTCTACCGACTTGCCGAGTTGGTGCTCGATGTGCCGAGCCTGATCGCCCGTCTGGCCGAACTCGCCGGTGATAGCCTGCTGGCCGCCGAACGTATCGAACCGCTGCAGGACAACGGTGAGCTGTGCGGACTTATCGTCGACGGTCGCGAGATTCACGCGCAGCGCATTGTGCTTAGCGCCGGCGCCGGCAATGCCGAGCTGCTCGCGGCGCTGGGTATCGAACAGCCCGCTCAGCAATTGCGTCCTTTGCATATGGTGTTGGCCAAGGGGCCGGCGCTGAAACCGCTGTACGCGCACTGCCTGGGTGGCGGGCCAAAGCCGCGGGTGACCGTTACCACGCATCCGGCGGCCGATGGCCAGTGGGTCTGGTACCTCGGTGGCGATCTGGCCGAGGCCGATGGCGTGGCACGCGATGAAGCGGCGCAGATTCAGGCCGCGCAGAAGGAAATGGCGGCGCTGCTGCCCTGGGTCGATCAGAGCCAGACGCGCTGGGCGACATTGCGCGTCGATCGCGCCGAGCCCGCGCAGTCGGGGCTGGTGCGTCCGGACAACGCCTTCCTTGCCGAGCAGCAGCGTCTGCTGGTGGGTTGGCCGACCAAGCTGGCGCTGGCGCCGGACTTCGCCGACCGTGTACTGGCCACGCTGCAACGGGACAAACTGCAGCCGGCCAAGCATGCCGCGTTGCCCGAACTGCCGCGCCCCGCGCTGGGCCAGCCGGTGTGGGAGGCGTTGCTGCCATGA
- a CDS encoding multidrug efflux SMR transporter, which translates to MPGYLYLAIAIAAEVVATTSMKAIDGFSKPLPLLLVIGGYGIAFWMLTLVVRTIPVGIAYAIWAGLGIVLVSIAALVIYQQKLDLPAVLGMGLIVSGVVVIQLFSQSTGH; encoded by the coding sequence ATGCCCGGATACCTCTATCTCGCCATTGCCATCGCGGCCGAAGTGGTCGCCACTACCTCGATGAAGGCTATCGATGGTTTCAGCAAGCCGCTGCCGTTGCTGTTGGTTATTGGTGGCTACGGTATCGCCTTCTGGATGCTGACTCTGGTGGTGCGCACCATCCCGGTGGGTATCGCTTACGCCATTTGGGCCGGACTGGGCATCGTCCTGGTCAGCATCGCTGCGCTGGTCATCTATCAACAAAAGCTCGACCTGCCAGCGGTGCTCGGCATGGGCCTGATCGTCAGTGGCGTGGTGGTGATACAGCTGTTCTCGCAATCGACCGGGCACTGA
- a CDS encoding LysR family transcriptional regulator — MNWNLDQLQLFVRTAESRSFSAAARQTGRAQSAVSTAIALLESDLGVTLFERSSGRQPRLTEAGGALLEQARSVLQQCERLDGRALGLARGEEARLRLAQDEAMPYQPVLASLEALADAFPLLEVQLSSGAQGDVARKLLQRQADLGLLFHHEQMPRELESQRLGTIEMVTVCSPQHPLAELASVERRDLAEHRQLLMAPQDSHYPGGEQISPLVWRADSFYVMAELVIRGVGWAWLPRHVAQYPTYQGHLQELRSDWAPLPLVVELVCRRDGALGPAANWLADCLARELLRPQA, encoded by the coding sequence ATGAACTGGAATCTCGATCAGCTTCAATTATTCGTCCGCACCGCCGAGAGCCGATCCTTCTCCGCCGCAGCCCGACAAACCGGACGCGCGCAATCAGCGGTCAGCACCGCCATCGCCCTGCTCGAAAGCGATCTCGGGGTCACCCTCTTCGAACGCAGCAGCGGGCGCCAGCCGCGTCTGACCGAGGCGGGGGGCGCGCTGCTGGAGCAGGCCCGCAGCGTGTTGCAACAATGTGAGCGACTGGATGGCCGCGCGCTCGGCCTGGCACGTGGCGAAGAGGCACGTCTGCGCCTGGCCCAGGACGAAGCCATGCCCTACCAGCCGGTGCTGGCCAGCCTGGAAGCCCTGGCCGACGCCTTTCCCTTGCTCGAAGTACAGCTTTCCAGCGGCGCGCAGGGCGACGTTGCGCGCAAGCTGCTGCAACGCCAGGCCGACCTGGGCCTGCTGTTTCATCACGAGCAAATGCCCAGAGAGCTGGAAAGCCAGCGCCTGGGCACCATCGAGATGGTCACGGTGTGCAGCCCGCAACACCCGCTGGCAGAACTCGCCAGCGTAGAACGCCGCGACCTGGCCGAACATCGCCAACTGCTGATGGCACCGCAAGACAGCCACTACCCAGGCGGTGAGCAGATCAGTCCGCTGGTGTGGCGCGCCGACAGTTTCTACGTGATGGCCGAGCTGGTGATACGCGGCGTTGGCTGGGCCTGGCTCCCCCGCCATGTAGCGCAGTATCCGACCTACCAGGGCCACCTGCAGGAACTGCGCAGCGACTGGGCGCCGCTGCCGCTGGTGGTGGAGCTGGTCTGCCGTCGCGACGGCGCGCTCGGCCCCGCCGCCAACTGGCTGGCCGACTGCCTCGCGCGCGAACTGCTGCGCCCGCAAGCGTGA
- the waaA gene encoding lipid IV(A) 3-deoxy-D-manno-octulosonic acid transferase, whose amino-acid sequence MNRLLYTLLLHLALPLIALRLALRARKAPAYARRINERLSLGLPTMKPGGIWVHAVSVGESIAAAPMIRALQTHYPELPITVTCMTPTGSERIQAMFGSSVQHCYLPYDLPWAAARFLDRVQPRLAVVMETELWPNHIHQCAKRSIPVALANARLSERSARGYARFATLTAPMLAELSLIAVQTQAEAQRFLDLGARPACVEVTGSIKFDLKIDAELLQRAVELRRQWQAEQRPVWIAASTHAGEDEIVLAAHRQLLKTRPDTLLILVPRHPERFNSIHELCISEGLTTRRRSTGEAVQASDQVLLGDTMGELLFLYALADIAFVGGSLVANGGHNLLEPAALGKPVLSGPHLFNFLEIATQLREAGALDVVESQTQLADSVAHLLSTPGEVQRMSKAGLAVLKANQGALERLLNGLRRLM is encoded by the coding sequence ATGAACAGACTCCTCTACACCCTGCTGCTGCACCTGGCCCTGCCCCTGATCGCCCTGCGTCTGGCGCTGCGCGCACGCAAGGCGCCGGCGTACGCTCGGCGTATCAACGAACGCCTCTCCCTCGGCCTGCCGACAATGAAACCCGGCGGCATCTGGGTGCATGCGGTATCGGTCGGGGAGAGCATCGCCGCCGCGCCGATGATCCGCGCACTGCAGACGCACTATCCCGAGCTGCCGATCACCGTGACCTGCATGACGCCGACAGGCTCCGAGCGCATCCAGGCCATGTTCGGCAGCAGCGTGCAGCACTGCTACCTGCCCTATGACCTGCCCTGGGCCGCCGCACGTTTTCTCGACCGCGTACAGCCACGCCTGGCCGTGGTGATGGAAACCGAGCTGTGGCCAAACCACATCCACCAGTGCGCCAAGCGCAGCATTCCGGTTGCCCTGGCCAACGCACGCCTGTCCGAGCGCTCGGCACGCGGCTATGCGCGCTTTGCCACGCTCACCGCCCCGATGCTCGCCGAGCTGTCGCTGATTGCGGTGCAGACCCAGGCCGAGGCGCAACGCTTTCTCGATCTGGGTGCACGCCCTGCCTGCGTGGAAGTCACCGGCTCGATCAAGTTCGACCTGAAGATCGATGCCGAACTGTTGCAACGTGCCGTCGAGTTGCGCCGTCAGTGGCAGGCCGAACAGCGCCCGGTGTGGATAGCGGCCAGCACCCACGCGGGCGAAGACGAGATCGTTCTCGCCGCCCATCGCCAGTTGCTGAAGACGCGACCAGACACACTGCTGATCCTGGTGCCGCGTCACCCCGAGCGCTTCAACTCGATCCATGAGCTCTGCATCAGTGAAGGACTGACGACACGCCGCCGCTCCACGGGTGAAGCAGTGCAAGCCAGTGACCAGGTGCTGCTGGGCGACACCATGGGTGAGCTGCTGTTTCTCTACGCGCTGGCGGATATCGCCTTCGTCGGCGGCAGCCTGGTGGCCAATGGCGGGCATAACCTGCTGGAGCCTGCCGCATTGGGCAAACCGGTACTGAGCGGGCCACACCTGTTCAACTTCCTGGAAATCGCCACGCAGCTGCGGGAAGCCGGAGCGCTGGACGTGGTCGAAAGCCAAACGCAGCTGGCGGACAGCGTTGCGCACTTGTTGAGCACACCTGGCGAGGTGCAGCGCATGAGCAAGGCTGGCCTTGCCGTGCTCAAGGCCAACCAGGGTGCGCTGGAGCGGCTGCTGAATGGATTGCGCCGCCTAATGTAG
- a CDS encoding TolC family outer membrane protein produces MLRRLSLAIAVAAASVGLVQAEEAPLSSKTDLVTVYQEAAKNNADIAAARADYQARREVVPQARAGLLPNLSAGANYGDTRTELDSPSATLSRSGLVYQANLSQPLFRADRWFQLQAAEATSEQAALELSATEQNLILQSAETYFAVLRAQDNLASTKAEEAAFKRQLDQANERFDVGLSDKTDVLEAQAGFDTARANRLLAERAVDDAFEALVTLTNRDYVAVEGIVHTLPVLAPTPNDAKSWVDTAAAQNLNLQASLYAVTAAEENLRQRKAGHAPTLDAVASYQQGDNDSLGFTNSGGLPRYSGDVSQRSIGLQLNIPIYSGGLTSSQVREAYQRLGQTEQLRESLRRQVVQNTRNLFRAVNTDVETVQARRQSIISNQSALEATEIGYQVGTRNIVDVLDAQRQLYSAVRNYNDARYDYILNNLRLKQAAGTLSPADLDALGSFLKPDYNPDKDFLPPDLASAAEERLKNNQDF; encoded by the coding sequence ATGTTGCGCAGACTTTCCCTGGCCATCGCCGTGGCCGCCGCTTCGGTCGGCCTGGTTCAGGCCGAAGAGGCCCCGCTGTCCAGCAAGACCGACCTGGTCACCGTGTATCAGGAAGCGGCGAAGAACAATGCTGATATCGCCGCCGCGCGCGCCGATTATCAGGCCCGTCGCGAAGTGGTGCCGCAGGCGCGTGCCGGCTTGCTGCCCAACCTGTCGGCTGGCGCCAACTATGGTGATACGCGCACCGAACTCGACTCCCCCAGCGCGACCCTTTCGCGCAGTGGCCTGGTGTATCAGGCCAACCTCAGCCAGCCGCTGTTCCGCGCCGACCGCTGGTTCCAGTTGCAGGCGGCCGAGGCCACCAGTGAACAGGCCGCGCTGGAGTTGTCCGCCACTGAGCAGAACCTGATCCTGCAGAGCGCCGAAACCTACTTCGCCGTGTTGCGTGCCCAGGACAACCTGGCCTCGACCAAGGCCGAAGAAGCCGCATTCAAGCGTCAGCTGGATCAAGCCAATGAGCGTTTCGACGTCGGTCTCTCCGACAAGACCGACGTGCTCGAAGCCCAGGCCGGTTTCGATACTGCACGCGCCAACCGCCTGCTCGCCGAACGGGCGGTGGATGATGCTTTCGAAGCCCTGGTGACCCTGACCAATCGCGACTACGTGGCTGTCGAAGGGATCGTCCATACCCTGCCGGTGTTGGCGCCGACGCCGAATGACGCCAAGTCCTGGGTCGATACCGCCGCCGCGCAGAACCTCAATCTGCAGGCCAGCCTGTATGCAGTCACCGCTGCCGAGGAGAATCTGCGTCAGCGCAAGGCCGGCCATGCGCCTACCCTGGATGCGGTGGCCAGCTATCAGCAGGGCGACAACGACAGCCTGGGTTTCACCAACTCCGGCGGGCTCCCTCGTTACAGCGGTGACGTGTCGCAGCGCTCCATCGGCCTGCAACTGAATATCCCGATCTACAGCGGTGGCCTGACCAGCTCGCAGGTGCGCGAGGCCTACCAGCGTCTGGGTCAGACCGAGCAGCTGCGCGAGAGCCTGCGTCGCCAGGTGGTGCAGAACACGCGCAACCTGTTCCGTGCGGTGAACACCGATGTGGAGACCGTGCAGGCGCGTCGCCAGTCGATCATCTCCAACCAGAGCGCGCTGGAGGCCACCGAGATCGGCTATCAGGTCGGTACCCGCAACATCGTCGACGTGCTCGATGCCCAGCGTCAGCTGTACAGCGCCGTGCGCAACTACAACGATGCGCGCTACGACTACATCCTCAACAACCTGCGCCTGAAGCAGGCCGCCGGTACCCTCAGCCCGGCTGATCTGGACGCGCTGGGCAGTTTCCTCAAACCGGACTACAACCCGGACAAGGACTTCCTGCCGCCGGATCTGGCATCTGCCGCCGAGGAACGCCTGAAGAACAATCAGGATTTCTGA
- the thiC gene encoding phosphomethylpyrimidine synthase ThiC, translated as MSAQQQKNLSESAQVDQQSVKPFPRSQKVYVQGSRPDIRVPMREISLDVTPTDFGGEINAPVTVYDTSGPYTDPNVTIDVRKGLADVRSAWIEDRGDTEKLPGLSSEFGQRRLNDAELTKMRFAHVRNPRRAKAGHNVSQMHYAKKGIITPEMEYIAIRENMKLAEAREAGLLNEQHAGHSFGAAIPKEITPEFVRSEVARGRAIIPANINHVELEPMIIGRNFLVKINGNIGNSALGSSIEEEVAKLTWGIRWGSDTVMDLSTGKHIHETREWIIRNSPVPIGTVPIYQALEKVGGIAEDLTWELFRDTLIEQAEQGVDYFTIHAGVLLRYVPLTAKRVTGIVSRGGSIMAKWCLAHHKENFLYTHFEDICEIMKAYDVSFSLGDGLRPGSIADANDAAQFGELETLGELTKIAWKHDVQCMIEGPGHVPMQLIKENMDKQLECCDEAPFYTLGPLTTDIAPGYDHITSGIGAAMIGWFGCAMLCYVTPKEHLGLPNKDDVKTGIITYKIAAHAADLAKGHPGAQIRDNALSKARFEFRWEDQFNLGLDPDTARAFHDETLPKESAKVAHFCSMCGPKFCSMKITQEVREYAKENGLTDEQKAIEAGFAEQSERFKEEGAVIYRQV; from the coding sequence ATGAGCGCACAACAACAAAAGAACCTGAGTGAATCTGCACAGGTCGACCAACAGTCGGTAAAGCCCTTCCCCCGTTCGCAGAAAGTCTATGTACAGGGCTCGCGCCCGGACATTCGCGTGCCGATGCGCGAGATCAGTCTGGACGTCACCCCGACGGATTTCGGTGGCGAGATCAACGCTCCGGTTACCGTCTACGACACCTCCGGCCCCTATACCGACCCGAACGTCACCATCGACGTGCGCAAGGGCCTGGCCGACGTACGCAGCGCCTGGATCGAAGATCGCGGTGACACCGAGAAACTGCCGGGCCTGTCATCCGAGTTCGGCCAACGCCGCCTGAACGATGCCGAGCTGACCAAGATGCGCTTCGCTCACGTGCGCAATCCGCGCCGGGCCAAGGCCGGGCATAACGTCAGCCAGATGCACTACGCCAAGAAGGGCATCATCACGCCCGAGATGGAATACATCGCCATCCGCGAGAACATGAAGCTGGCCGAGGCGCGTGAAGCCGGCCTGCTGAACGAACAACACGCCGGCCACAGCTTCGGCGCCGCCATCCCGAAAGAGATCACCCCCGAGTTCGTGCGCAGCGAAGTCGCCCGTGGCCGCGCCATCATCCCGGCCAACATCAACCACGTGGAGCTGGAGCCGATGATCATCGGCCGCAACTTCCTGGTGAAGATCAACGGCAATATCGGCAACTCGGCGCTGGGTTCCTCCATCGAGGAAGAAGTAGCCAAGCTGACCTGGGGCATTCGCTGGGGCTCTGACACCGTGATGGATCTGTCCACCGGCAAGCACATCCACGAAACCCGCGAGTGGATCATCCGCAACTCGCCGGTACCAATCGGCACCGTGCCGATCTACCAGGCACTGGAGAAGGTCGGCGGCATCGCCGAAGACCTAACCTGGGAGCTGTTCCGCGACACCCTGATCGAGCAGGCCGAACAAGGCGTCGACTACTTCACCATCCACGCCGGCGTGCTGCTGCGCTATGTACCGCTGACCGCCAAGCGCGTCACCGGCATCGTCAGCCGTGGCGGCTCGATCATGGCCAAGTGGTGCCTGGCGCATCACAAGGAAAACTTCCTCTACACCCATTTCGAAGACATCTGCGAAATCATGAAGGCCTACGACGTGTCCTTCTCCCTGGGTGATGGCCTGCGCCCCGGTTCGATTGCCGATGCCAACGACGCCGCGCAGTTCGGCGAACTGGAAACCCTCGGCGAGCTGACCAAGATCGCCTGGAAGCACGACGTGCAGTGCATGATCGAAGGCCCCGGCCATGTGCCGATGCAACTGATCAAGGAAAACATGGACAAGCAGCTGGAGTGCTGCGACGAGGCGCCGTTCTACACCCTCGGCCCGCTGACCACCGACATCGCGCCAGGCTATGACCACATCACCAGCGGCATCGGTGCGGCGATGATCGGCTGGTTCGGTTGCGCCATGCTCTGCTACGTCACGCCCAAGGAACACCTGGGCCTGCCGAACAAGGATGACGTGAAGACCGGCATCATCACCTACAAGATCGCCGCGCATGCCGCCGACTTGGCCAAGGGGCATCCGGGCGCACAGATCCGCGACAACGCACTGTCCAAGGCGCGCTTCGAGTTCCGCTGGGAAGACCAGTTCAACCTCGGCCTTGATCCGGACACTGCGCGCGCCTTCCACGACGAGACGCTGCCCAAGGAGTCGGCCAAGGTGGCGCACTTCTGCTCCATGTGCGGGCCGAAGTTCTGCTCGATGAAGATCACCCAGGAAGTGCGTGAGTACGCCAAGGAGAATGGCCTGACTGACGAACAGAAGGCCATCGAGGCTGGCTTCGCCGAACAGTCCGAGCGCTTCAAGGAAGAAGGTGCGGTGATCTACCGGCAAGTCTGA
- a CDS encoding response regulator transcription factor, with protein sequence MIDLIFLEDDPVLGAELADFLGEIGYRVTFVTNLAEFDAAFEAGRHRLAVIDIGLPDGSGLALIQNLRQAGDRLGIVVFSARSTATDKIEGLCIGADHYLGKGCDLGELSATLEALSRRLELNRSQLEWCLEIGPRRLRLPDGTQVSLSQQDMLVLRCLMAAPGESISRRQIIQVLGGDYLSYDQRRLDTQMRRLRRKVLDNGGTELPIKTLRNSGYCFYDGASVRS encoded by the coding sequence ATGATCGATCTGATTTTTCTCGAAGACGACCCCGTACTGGGGGCGGAGCTGGCCGACTTTCTCGGAGAGATCGGCTATCGCGTGACCTTCGTGACCAACCTGGCGGAATTCGATGCGGCCTTCGAGGCCGGGCGTCATCGCCTGGCGGTAATCGATATTGGCCTGCCTGATGGCAGTGGTCTGGCGCTGATCCAGAATCTGCGCCAGGCGGGTGATCGGCTGGGCATCGTTGTATTCAGTGCACGCAGCACCGCGACCGACAAGATAGAAGGGTTGTGCATCGGCGCCGATCATTATCTCGGCAAGGGCTGCGACCTTGGCGAGCTCTCTGCCACGCTGGAGGCGCTGAGTCGCCGTTTGGAGCTGAACCGCAGTCAGTTGGAATGGTGCCTGGAAATCGGCCCGCGCCGCCTGCGTTTGCCTGATGGCACGCAAGTCTCACTGTCGCAACAGGATATGCTGGTGCTGCGTTGTCTGATGGCGGCACCCGGTGAAAGTATCAGTCGTCGGCAGATTATCCAGGTACTGGGCGGCGATTACCTGAGCTACGACCAACGGCGCCTGGATACCCAGATGAGGCGACTGAGACGCAAGGTGCTGGACAACGGCGGAACGGAGTTGCCCATCAAGACCCTGCGTAACAGTGGTTACTGCTTCTATGACGGGGCGTCGGTACGCTCCTGA
- a CDS encoding sensor histidine kinase: MFRLPPLLLLLILLLPSTLHAAALYLDDTKPMFSTAGYLEGLADPGGQFDVAQANAAQGWQKLPSNLNAGYTPDTYWLRLRLDVPQPRPGGWMLHLSNALLDDVRIYIWRPSGWQLLGLSGENVSRSEWPVDYRSAVIPFEPTEAGQHALLIRLESKNSLATRVEIWQRLAFDDNSRREGLFFGLHFGFYLLLIGLHAIFWAATRSQMSGLFLLYISLSLLNEVLSLGLIQQISGLPVTWSDRLLGAGFACNLLVGFRVSMQQLGMPILYPRSSRWMDHFIKVAALYCLSMALLNNYSLSVVPVLLLGMVMMVGFSGMCIRLLIRGYRHARFFALAFGIFYAGLLIGFLRNLGYLPVNPWTELATTIATMLHMILLSLWLIARYERKRRSRERWQANRAANMAQQHSQELTHEVEQRTADLRKEIHRRELLEQELRNALELEQRVRTEQQDFVAMVSHEFRTPLAIITTLSQRIEQSTPPQTPRNAERCQQIRDAASRLLALVDEYLSDDRMSESPVELKHAPYDLPALLEDLSGDFAPGRIRNHFRCKPERLITDVGLLHIALRNLLANADRHSPTNETVEVDVNEDGDFLLIDICNVSSQIPAHERERLFRKYFRGQNAKHAAGAGLGLYLVKRISEMLGGDVTLLSAGGEQGVCLRLRIPKNPAPQ; the protein is encoded by the coding sequence ATGTTCAGACTCCCTCCTTTGCTATTGCTGCTCATCCTGCTGTTGCCGTCGACGCTGCATGCCGCCGCGTTGTACCTGGACGATACCAAACCGATGTTCAGTACCGCAGGCTATCTCGAGGGTCTGGCAGACCCCGGCGGACAGTTCGATGTCGCACAGGCCAATGCCGCGCAAGGGTGGCAGAAACTGCCCAGCAACCTCAATGCTGGCTATACCCCGGATACCTACTGGCTGCGCTTGCGGCTGGACGTGCCGCAACCCCGGCCCGGTGGGTGGATGCTCCACCTGAGCAATGCGCTACTGGACGATGTACGCATCTACATCTGGCGCCCCAGCGGCTGGCAGTTGCTTGGTCTCAGCGGCGAGAACGTGTCACGCAGCGAGTGGCCTGTCGACTACCGCAGTGCGGTGATCCCGTTCGAGCCGACAGAAGCGGGCCAACATGCGTTGCTAATCAGGCTTGAAAGCAAGAACTCGCTGGCGACGCGCGTGGAGATCTGGCAGCGCCTGGCCTTCGACGACAACTCGCGGCGCGAGGGCCTGTTCTTTGGCCTGCATTTCGGATTCTACCTGCTACTGATCGGCCTGCACGCGATCTTCTGGGCAGCGACCCGCAGCCAGATGAGTGGCCTGTTTCTCCTGTACATCAGCCTCAGTCTGCTCAACGAAGTCCTGAGCCTGGGGCTGATTCAGCAGATCAGCGGCCTGCCCGTGACCTGGAGCGATCGTCTCCTCGGGGCCGGTTTTGCCTGCAACCTGCTGGTCGGATTCCGCGTATCGATGCAGCAGTTGGGCATGCCAATACTCTATCCACGAAGCAGCCGGTGGATGGATCACTTCATCAAGGTCGCGGCGCTCTACTGTCTGAGCATGGCCTTGCTCAACAACTATTCCCTGAGCGTGGTGCCAGTGCTCCTGCTGGGCATGGTGATGATGGTCGGGTTCAGCGGTATGTGCATCCGGCTGCTGATACGGGGTTATCGACATGCCAGGTTCTTTGCCCTGGCCTTCGGCATCTTCTATGCGGGATTGCTGATCGGTTTCCTGCGCAACCTTGGCTACCTGCCGGTCAATCCCTGGACCGAACTGGCGACGACGATCGCCACCATGCTGCACATGATCCTGCTGAGCCTGTGGCTGATCGCTCGCTACGAGCGCAAGCGCCGCTCGCGCGAACGCTGGCAGGCCAACCGCGCCGCCAACATGGCCCAGCAACACAGCCAGGAACTGACCCACGAAGTGGAACAGCGTACCGCTGACCTGCGCAAGGAGATACACCGTCGCGAACTGCTCGAACAGGAGCTGCGCAATGCGCTGGAGCTCGAGCAGCGTGTACGCACCGAACAACAGGATTTCGTCGCCATGGTGTCTCACGAATTCCGCACCCCATTGGCGATCATCACCACTCTGTCACAGCGTATCGAGCAGAGCACACCACCGCAGACACCGAGGAATGCGGAGCGTTGCCAGCAGATACGCGACGCCGCCTCTCGACTGCTTGCACTGGTCGACGAATACCTGAGCGACGACCGCATGAGCGAGTCGCCAGTCGAGTTGAAGCACGCGCCCTACGACCTGCCAGCCCTGCTGGAGGATCTCAGCGGCGACTTCGCACCGGGGCGTATTCGCAACCATTTCCGCTGCAAGCCCGAACGCCTGATCACCGACGTGGGGCTGTTGCATATCGCCCTGCGAAACCTGCTGGCCAATGCCGACCGTCACTCCCCCACCAACGAAACGGTGGAGGTCGATGTCAACGAAGACGGCGACTTCCTTCTCATCGACATCTGCAACGTATCCAGCCAGATTCCCGCACATGAGCGAGAACGTCTGTTCCGCAAGTACTTTCGCGGACAGAACGCCAAACACGCCGCAGGCGCAGGGTTGGGTCTGTATCTGGTGAAGCGCATCAGCGAAATGCTCGGCGGCGACGTGACCCTGCTCTCTGCAGGTGGTGAACAGGGCGTGTGCTTGCGCCTGCGCATACCGAAAAACCCAGCACCACAATAA